The Allocatelliglobosispora scoriae genome contains a region encoding:
- a CDS encoding FtsW/RodA/SpoVE family cell cycle protein, whose protein sequence is MLDRPLASYYLLLASAGLLLIIGLTMVFSATSITSFVETRSAYGDVIQQFGAAVVGLIAFWICQRLPRRTFRGLARLALGTSIGLLAILDLINLLAGSSKINAPKLGPFVAHELWLNVGPVQLQPSELAKFALVIWGADVLVRKGEQIGRLRELATPLFPVVGLLFVLVGYNDLGTMLTILIIFVSMLWVAGVRFRVFGTMILVALAGVAALVMAPGKGYRFGRLTAFLHPELCNQMEECYQITQGKLALLDGGWFGAGLGQSVFKWGRLPENRNDFIFAIIAEELGVVGCVMVLVLFGVLGYTGLRIASRVPDPFRRIAATAVTLWLLGQALINIGGVVGLLPVTGLVLPFISYGGSALVVSMGAVGMLASFARAEPEAARALHARPPARWVRLLWAPLPALSARFRPADSAVPADASTAPGERRTGRPAAPAARRRSGDGQRRAGRGRGETVDSDR, encoded by the coding sequence ATGCTGGACCGGCCGCTCGCCTCCTACTACCTGCTGCTCGCGAGCGCGGGCCTGCTGCTCATCATCGGCCTGACGATGGTCTTCTCCGCGACGAGCATCACCTCCTTCGTGGAGACCCGCAGCGCCTACGGTGACGTGATCCAGCAGTTCGGCGCGGCGGTGGTCGGGCTGATCGCCTTCTGGATCTGCCAGCGGCTGCCCCGGCGGACGTTCCGGGGCCTGGCGCGGCTCGCCCTCGGCACCTCGATCGGCCTGCTCGCCATCCTGGACCTGATCAACCTGCTCGCCGGGTCCAGCAAGATCAACGCACCGAAGCTCGGCCCCTTCGTCGCGCACGAGCTCTGGCTCAACGTCGGCCCGGTCCAGCTCCAGCCGTCCGAGCTCGCCAAGTTCGCCCTGGTCATCTGGGGCGCCGACGTGCTCGTACGCAAGGGTGAGCAGATCGGCCGCCTGCGCGAGCTGGCGACGCCGCTCTTCCCCGTCGTCGGCCTGCTCTTCGTCCTGGTCGGATACAACGACCTCGGCACGATGCTGACGATCCTGATCATCTTCGTCTCGATGCTCTGGGTCGCCGGGGTGCGGTTCCGGGTCTTCGGCACCATGATCCTCGTCGCGCTCGCCGGTGTCGCCGCGCTGGTGATGGCGCCGGGCAAGGGCTACCGGTTCGGTCGGCTCACCGCCTTCCTCCATCCGGAGCTGTGCAATCAGATGGAGGAGTGCTACCAGATCACCCAGGGCAAGCTGGCCCTGCTCGACGGCGGCTGGTTCGGTGCGGGCCTCGGCCAGAGCGTGTTCAAGTGGGGCCGCCTGCCGGAGAACCGCAACGACTTCATCTTCGCGATCATCGCCGAGGAGCTCGGCGTCGTCGGCTGCGTGATGGTGCTGGTCCTGTTCGGGGTGCTCGGCTACACCGGGCTGCGGATCGCCAGCCGGGTGCCGGACCCGTTCCGGCGGATCGCGGCGACCGCGGTGACACTCTGGCTGCTCGGCCAAGCATTGATCAACATCGGCGGAGTCGTCGGATTGCTGCCGGTCACGGGCCTGGTGCTGCCCTTCATCTCCTACGGCGGATCGGCGCTCGTCGTCTCCATGGGCGCGGTCGGGATGCTCGCCTCGTTCGCCCGGGCGGAGCCCGAAGCGGCCCGGGCCCTGCATGCCCGCCCACCGGCCCGATGGGTGCGGCTACTCTGGGCGCCGTTGCCCGCTCTGTCCGCCCGGTTCCGCCCGGCCGACTCGGCTGTCCCCGCTGACGCGTCCACCGCGCCCGGGGAGCGCCGGACCGGCCGCCCCGCGGCGCCTGCGGCGAGACGCCGATCCGGCGATGGGCAACGACGTGCGGGACGTGGAAGGGGCGAGACGGTTGACTCAGACAGGTGA
- the murD gene encoding UDP-N-acetylmuramoyl-L-alanine--D-glutamate ligase: protein MTVADFSGRRVVVVGARMAGGACASAVLRRGGIVTVVDRTDTAQTAELAAAGATVVITEEPRADLLDGADDLIVSPGIPPHHPLVVEAIARGIDVYSEPELAWRLRGPDSPPWLAVTGTNGKTTTVTMLASILRAAGLRTAALGNIGEPLVDLPDDYAVLAVELSSFQLHWSSTLAPQAGALLNLAPDHLEWHGDIDAYGGAKTAVWRGPVAVGNLDDPWVRAQLAQAPGRHVGFTLGADASGSFGVVDGWLVTPDGTRIVEAAVIRPAGAHNVANALAAAALAVAHGVPVEAIRAGLEAYLPEHHRNEFVATVDEVSYVDDSKATNPHAALASLTAYPRVVWVVGGQLKGVDISELVISIADRLAGAVLLGVDRAQVAAALARHAPGVPVVDVARTDDGAMGEVVKAASALAGPGDTVLLAPAAASLDMYQSYAHRGKAFAAAVAALSGAAPTGEA from the coding sequence ATGACGGTGGCCGATTTTTCGGGGCGTCGGGTTGTTGTTGTCGGAGCGCGGATGGCGGGGGGCGCGTGCGCCTCGGCCGTCCTGCGGCGCGGGGGGATCGTCACCGTCGTCGATCGGACCGACACCGCGCAGACCGCTGAGCTCGCCGCCGCGGGCGCTACCGTCGTCATCACCGAGGAACCCCGGGCCGATCTGCTCGACGGGGCCGACGACCTGATCGTCTCGCCGGGGATCCCGCCGCACCACCCGCTCGTCGTCGAGGCGATCGCGCGCGGCATCGACGTCTACAGCGAGCCGGAGCTCGCCTGGCGCCTGCGCGGGCCCGACTCGCCGCCCTGGCTCGCGGTCACCGGCACCAACGGCAAGACCACGACGGTCACGATGCTCGCCTCGATCCTGCGCGCCGCCGGGCTGCGCACCGCCGCGCTCGGCAACATCGGCGAGCCGCTCGTCGACCTCCCCGACGACTACGCCGTGCTCGCCGTGGAGCTGTCCAGCTTCCAGCTGCACTGGTCCTCCACGCTCGCGCCGCAGGCCGGTGCGCTGCTCAACCTCGCCCCCGACCACCTGGAGTGGCACGGCGACATCGACGCATACGGCGGGGCCAAGACCGCCGTCTGGCGCGGCCCGGTCGCGGTGGGCAATCTCGATGATCCGTGGGTACGCGCACAGCTGGCCCAGGCACCCGGGCGGCATGTCGGCTTCACGCTCGGCGCGGACGCCTCGGGATCCTTCGGCGTCGTCGACGGCTGGCTCGTCACGCCCGACGGCACCCGGATCGTCGAGGCTGCCGTGATCAGGCCCGCCGGTGCGCACAACGTCGCCAACGCCCTCGCCGCGGCGGCGCTGGCGGTGGCGCACGGGGTGCCGGTCGAGGCGATCCGGGCCGGTCTCGAGGCCTACCTGCCGGAGCACCACCGCAACGAGTTCGTCGCCACGGTCGACGAGGTCTCCTATGTGGATGACAGCAAGGCGACGAACCCGCACGCGGCCCTCGCCTCGCTCACGGCGTACCCCCGGGTGGTGTGGGTCGTGGGTGGTCAGCTCAAGGGCGTCGACATCAGTGAGCTGGTGATCTCGATCGCGGACCGGCTCGCCGGGGCGGTCCTGCTCGGCGTCGATCGGGCCCAGGTGGCCGCGGCGCTTGCCCGACACGCCCCCGGGGTGCCGGTCGTCGACGTGGCGAGGACCGATGATGGGGCGATGGGGGAGGTCGTGAAGGCGGCGTCGGCACTGGCCGGACCGGGCGACACCGTGCTGCTGGCACCGGCCGCGGCGAGCCTGGACATGTACCAGAGCTACGCGCACCGCGGCAAGGCGTTCGCCGCCGCCGTGGCGGCGCTGTCGGGTGCCGCGCCAACGGGTGAGGCGTGA
- the mraY gene encoding phospho-N-acetylmuramoyl-pentapeptide-transferase — protein MRAVFIAVIVAFLVSLFGTPLAIRVFTKLKTGGQPIRADGPQSHLSKKGTPTMGGVVFIVSTVIAYVAGHLALTTLPAAQIGQVKPTITALVLLGLFVFCGAVGFIDDFLKVRKRNSGGLNKRGKLFGQFLVGAIFAVVALYNPSTNQATVGSTKISFIRDIDWLNVGKIGAVIVFIFMVLAASNAVNLTDGLDGLATGTSVMVLACYSFLGFWQYRHWCADPAYTANYCYEVRDPLEISMIAAAAAAACVGFLWWNASPARIFMGDTGALGLGALIAGLAMATRTMMLLAIIGALFFIITMSVIIQIISFKTTGKRVFRMSPLQHHFELAGWSEVNIVIRFWIIGGIGVAVGLGLFYSEFLRAVSP, from the coding sequence ATGAGGGCTGTGTTCATCGCGGTGATCGTGGCGTTCCTCGTGTCGCTCTTCGGCACGCCGCTCGCGATCCGGGTCTTCACGAAGCTGAAGACCGGCGGCCAGCCCATCCGGGCCGACGGGCCGCAGAGCCACCTGAGCAAGAAGGGCACGCCCACCATGGGCGGCGTCGTCTTCATCGTCTCGACGGTGATCGCCTACGTCGCGGGCCACCTCGCCCTCACCACGCTGCCCGCCGCGCAGATCGGGCAGGTCAAGCCCACGATCACGGCGCTGGTGCTGCTGGGACTCTTCGTCTTCTGCGGCGCGGTCGGCTTCATCGACGACTTCCTCAAGGTGCGCAAGCGCAACAGCGGCGGCCTCAACAAGCGCGGCAAGCTCTTCGGCCAGTTCCTGGTCGGTGCGATCTTCGCGGTCGTGGCGCTCTACAACCCGAGCACCAACCAGGCGACCGTCGGCTCGACGAAGATCTCCTTCATCCGCGACATCGACTGGCTCAACGTCGGCAAGATCGGCGCGGTCATCGTCTTCATCTTCATGGTGCTCGCGGCGAGCAACGCGGTGAACCTCACCGACGGCCTCGACGGCCTCGCGACCGGCACCTCGGTGATGGTGCTCGCGTGCTACAGCTTCCTCGGCTTCTGGCAGTACCGGCACTGGTGCGCGGACCCCGCCTACACCGCCAACTACTGCTACGAGGTCCGGGACCCGCTGGAGATCTCGATGATCGCCGCCGCGGCGGCCGCCGCCTGCGTCGGCTTCCTCTGGTGGAACGCCTCGCCGGCCCGGATCTTCATGGGCGACACCGGCGCGCTGGGCCTGGGTGCCCTGATCGCGGGCCTGGCGATGGCGACCCGCACGATGATGCTCCTGGCGATCATCGGCGCCCTCTTCTTCATCATCACCATGAGCGTGATCATCCAGATCATCTCCTTCAAGACGACCGGCAAACGCGTCTTCCGCATGTCCCCGCTACAGCACCACTTCGAGTTAGCGGGCTGGAGCGAGGTCAACATCGTCATCCGCTTCTGGATCATCGGCGGCATCGGCGTGGCGGTAGGCCTGGGCTTGTTCTACAGCGAGTTCCTCAGAGCGGTCTCGCCATAG
- a CDS encoding UDP-N-acetylmuramoyl-tripeptide--D-alanyl-D-alanine ligase, which translates to MITMTLGEIAAVVGGTLSAADPSTPVTGAVEYDSRKVGPGGLFLAFDGASVDGHDFAARAVDQGAAGVLGSRVVEGVPMIVVGDVLAAVGLLARAVLDRLPELTVIGITGSSGKTTTKDLIGQLVARVGPTVAPAGSFNNELGLPHTVLIADEQTRFLVLEMGARGVGHLRYLCEIAPPRIGVVVNVGSAHIGEFGSVEKIALAKGELIEALPPDGLAILNADDPLVAAMAPRTRARVLTVGTSADAGLRATDVTLDEAGRAAYTLDGTVPVRLAVAGGHQVGNSLAAVAVARAVGLPLDECATALGESRLVSSRRMDVFNRADGVTVIDDSYNANPGSTAAALHALAAMATGRRSIAVLGYHAELGDFERSGHEEVGRTAAETGVDLLIVVGSPAAAIHDGAVAQLQWGGEAVLVDDQDAAIEVLRQRLSPGDVILVKGSRYRTWDVVDSLREPVS; encoded by the coding sequence ATGATCACGATGACGCTCGGCGAGATCGCCGCGGTGGTCGGCGGCACCCTGTCCGCGGCCGACCCGTCGACCCCGGTGACGGGTGCGGTGGAGTACGACTCCCGCAAGGTCGGGCCGGGCGGGCTCTTCCTCGCCTTCGACGGCGCGTCGGTGGACGGGCACGACTTCGCCGCCAGGGCCGTCGACCAGGGCGCGGCCGGTGTGCTCGGCAGCCGGGTCGTCGAGGGCGTGCCGATGATCGTCGTCGGCGACGTGCTCGCCGCGGTCGGCCTGCTCGCCCGCGCCGTGCTCGACCGGCTGCCCGAGCTGACCGTCATCGGGATCACCGGCTCCTCGGGCAAGACCACGACGAAGGACCTGATCGGGCAGCTCGTCGCCCGGGTCGGCCCGACCGTGGCGCCCGCCGGGTCCTTCAACAACGAGCTCGGCCTGCCGCACACCGTGCTCATCGCCGACGAGCAGACCCGCTTCCTGGTGCTGGAGATGGGCGCCCGCGGGGTCGGACACCTGCGCTACCTCTGCGAGATCGCGCCGCCCCGGATCGGCGTGGTCGTCAACGTCGGCTCCGCCCACATCGGCGAGTTCGGCTCGGTGGAGAAGATCGCGCTGGCGAAGGGCGAGCTGATCGAGGCGCTGCCGCCGGACGGGCTCGCGATCCTCAACGCCGACGACCCGCTCGTCGCTGCGATGGCGCCGCGCACCCGCGCCCGGGTGCTCACCGTCGGCACCTCCGCCGACGCCGGGCTCCGGGCCACCGACGTGACGCTCGACGAGGCGGGGCGGGCGGCGTACACCCTGGATGGGACCGTGCCGGTGCGGCTCGCGGTGGCCGGCGGGCATCAGGTCGGCAACAGCCTGGCCGCTGTCGCCGTCGCCCGCGCGGTGGGCCTGCCGCTCGATGAATGTGCGACCGCGCTGGGCGAGTCGCGGCTCGTCTCCAGCCGAAGGATGGATGTCTTCAACCGTGCCGACGGTGTCACGGTGATCGACGACTCGTACAACGCGAATCCGGGCTCCACCGCTGCCGCGCTCCACGCGCTCGCGGCGATGGCGACCGGTCGGCGCTCCATCGCGGTGCTGGGATACCACGCGGAGCTCGGCGATTTCGAACGGTCCGGACACGAAGAAGTGGGCCGGACCGCCGCCGAGACCGGGGTTGACCTGCTGATCGTGGTGGGTTCGCCCGCTGCGGCGATCCATGACGGAGCGGTAGCGCAATTGCAGTGGGGAGGAGAGGCTGTGCTGGTCGACGATCAGGACGCCGCGATCGAGGTGCTGCGGCAGCGATTGAGTCCGGGTGATGTGATCCTGGTGAAGGGGTCGCGCTACCGGACCTGGGACGTGGTCGACTCCCTCCGGGAGCCTGTGTCATGA
- a CDS encoding UDP-N-acetylmuramoyl-L-alanyl-D-glutamate--2,6-diaminopimelate ligase: MSATPRPGGVPPVALREIAALAGAPLPADNPQVTGVTHAGSEVRPGDLYAGLPGSRRHGAEFAAQARDAGAVAVLTDAAGAEQAAATGLPVLVVPDPRAVLGAVADLVFGAPTAALTVIGITGTAGKTSTAYLVESGLRAAGHVTGLIGTVETRLGDLVIDSARTTPEAADLHALLAVARERGVTAVVMEVSSHALTLGRVGGVRFAAVGWTNFGMDHLDFHADAEEYFAAKASLFDGRAAAEVINRDDPALEPLLRPGTLTYSAAGDPAATWRADKISGGYDQSFLALGPDGIVVDAGVAIAGRHNVANALLGLALLAAVGVDPATAARGIAACPGVPGRLERVTVPGEILGVVDYAHKPDAIVAALRALRELAEHRHGRLICVIGAGGDRDRGKRPMMGAAAVAADLVLVTDDNPRTEDPAAIRAEVIAGTHGSATEVVEVAGRRRALDEAVRRAEPGDVIAVLGKGHERGQEIHGQVLPFDDRIELADALTARSTR; encoded by the coding sequence GTGTCAGCAACTCCACGGCCTGGCGGCGTGCCACCGGTCGCGCTGCGGGAAATCGCGGCGCTCGCAGGTGCACCGCTTCCAGCCGACAACCCGCAGGTCACGGGCGTCACGCACGCCGGGTCTGAGGTCCGTCCCGGTGACCTTTACGCAGGCCTGCCCGGCTCGCGGCGGCACGGCGCCGAGTTCGCCGCCCAGGCGCGCGACGCGGGCGCGGTGGCGGTCCTCACCGATGCCGCAGGCGCCGAGCAGGCGGCGGCCACCGGCCTGCCGGTGCTCGTGGTGCCCGATCCCCGGGCGGTGCTGGGCGCGGTGGCCGACCTGGTCTTCGGGGCGCCGACGGCCGCGCTGACGGTCATCGGCATCACCGGCACGGCGGGCAAGACCTCGACCGCCTATCTGGTCGAGTCGGGGCTGCGGGCGGCCGGACACGTGACCGGGCTGATCGGCACGGTCGAGACCCGTCTCGGCGATCTGGTGATCGACAGTGCCCGCACCACGCCCGAGGCGGCCGACCTGCACGCGCTGCTCGCGGTGGCCCGCGAGCGCGGCGTCACCGCCGTGGTGATGGAGGTGTCGAGCCACGCCCTGACGCTGGGCCGGGTCGGCGGGGTCCGCTTCGCCGCCGTGGGCTGGACCAACTTCGGCATGGACCACCTGGACTTCCACGCCGACGCCGAGGAGTATTTCGCGGCCAAGGCGTCCCTCTTCGACGGCCGCGCCGCCGCCGAGGTCATCAACCGCGACGATCCGGCCCTGGAGCCGCTGCTGCGCCCGGGCACGCTCACCTACTCGGCGGCGGGTGACCCCGCCGCCACCTGGCGGGCGGACAAGATCTCCGGGGGGTACGACCAGAGCTTCCTCGCCCTGGGACCGGACGGGATCGTGGTCGACGCGGGTGTCGCCATCGCCGGACGGCACAACGTCGCCAACGCGCTGCTCGGCCTCGCCCTGCTCGCCGCCGTCGGGGTCGACCCCGCCACGGCGGCCCGGGGCATCGCCGCCTGCCCCGGCGTACCGGGGCGGTTGGAGCGGGTCACCGTGCCGGGGGAGATCCTCGGTGTCGTGGACTACGCCCACAAGCCGGACGCGATCGTGGCGGCGCTGCGCGCCCTGCGGGAACTCGCCGAGCACCGGCACGGTCGGTTGATCTGCGTGATCGGTGCCGGTGGCGACCGCGACCGCGGCAAGCGCCCGATGATGGGTGCGGCCGCCGTCGCCGCCGACCTGGTCCTCGTCACCGACGACAACCCGCGCACCGAGGACCCGGCCGCGATCCGGGCCGAGGTGATCGCCGGAACGCACGGCTCCGCCACCGAGGTGGTCGAGGTGGCCGGTCGCCGCCGCGCCCTCGACGAGGCGGTCCGCCGCGCCGAGCCCGGTGACGTCATCGCCGTCCTCGGCAAGGGGCACGAGCGCGGCCAGGAGATCCACGGCCAGGTGCTGCCCTTCGACGACCGGATCGAGCTCGCCGACGCCCTGACCGCCCGGAGCACCCGATGA
- a CDS encoding peptidoglycan D,D-transpeptidase FtsI family protein, with product MPRRPDEPDDPRQARRPGAGRGTSSSRTGGENPRADGENSKGTGDKSRGSTDRAPEQPRRGGLGAARAYTPRGRTTREPQRERDAATREPRPELKVVTGGRAGADRDRRAPRGRGDRAPRPPREPEPIVDLGPPPLGDPRRRIRLASALVLLMLVMVGLRLMQLQVTGDPALAAQGLKDRTRVEELPAPRGQILDRNGAVLARSVEARSIFADPCLIQEAKLDPATVAGQLAPLLGRPASVLLPLLSPHQQPDGSGPTCFEWLAHGLKLATGDAVNSLAIRGVVVTRGESRDVPGRDLAANIIGFTGEELNGLAGLEARFDDKLAGVKGQRIYEVGQGAMLGEEIPGGFHSNTPAKPGSSLQLTIDRDLQYEVQRILTAKMAQAKATMGAAVVLDIASGEVLAQASWPTYDAGNPFASKQADRGDNMTNIVVDPGSVHKAIVMAAALEEGVITPGTPITVGPSIHVGGPKDKDYEDHAHPFAEGTKISVPAILAYSSNVGTIKIANELGAEKLYEYQRRFGLGTPTGISVPGEAAGLVQPPENWSGTSYGSIPIGLGVSTTPIQMAAVYAAIANGGVWVQPHLVREFISPPPGNTVTPAAPPTTRRVISEEHAAQLRTMLEAVTTVKDATGRSGAIPGYRVAAKTGTGQLVVNGKYAPGEVASFIGMAPADAPRYVVAVFAHTPGGGGGLICGPAFKAMMEFSLKHFRVPPTGTKPPTFQLTY from the coding sequence ATGCCGCGCCGACCCGACGAGCCCGACGACCCGCGCCAGGCCCGCAGGCCAGGCGCGGGTCGCGGCACGTCGTCGTCGAGGACCGGCGGCGAGAACCCGAGGGCCGACGGCGAGAATTCCAAAGGCACCGGCGACAAGTCCCGGGGCAGCACCGACAGGGCACCCGAGCAGCCGCGTCGCGGTGGATTGGGCGCCGCCCGGGCGTACACACCTCGGGGCAGGACCACTCGGGAGCCGCAGCGTGAGCGGGACGCCGCCACGCGCGAGCCGCGTCCCGAGCTGAAGGTCGTCACCGGCGGGCGGGCCGGTGCCGACCGGGATCGGCGGGCACCACGGGGGCGGGGCGATCGCGCCCCGCGCCCGCCGCGCGAGCCGGAGCCGATCGTCGACCTCGGCCCGCCGCCGCTGGGCGACCCGCGGCGCCGCATCCGCCTCGCCTCGGCGCTGGTGCTGCTGATGCTCGTCATGGTCGGGCTGCGCCTGATGCAGCTTCAGGTCACCGGCGACCCCGCGCTCGCGGCCCAGGGGCTCAAGGACCGCACCCGCGTGGAGGAGCTGCCCGCGCCCCGCGGCCAGATCCTCGACCGCAACGGCGCGGTGCTCGCCCGCAGCGTCGAGGCGCGCTCGATCTTCGCCGACCCGTGCCTGATCCAGGAGGCGAAGCTCGACCCGGCCACCGTCGCCGGTCAGCTGGCGCCACTGCTCGGTCGGCCCGCCTCGGTGCTGCTGCCGCTGCTGAGCCCGCACCAGCAGCCCGACGGCAGCGGTCCGACCTGCTTCGAGTGGCTCGCGCACGGGCTGAAGCTCGCCACCGGCGACGCCGTCAACTCCCTCGCCATCCGGGGCGTCGTGGTGACCCGGGGCGAGAGCCGCGACGTGCCCGGCCGCGACCTGGCCGCCAACATCATCGGCTTCACCGGCGAGGAGCTCAACGGGCTCGCCGGGCTGGAGGCCCGCTTCGACGACAAGCTCGCCGGGGTCAAGGGCCAGCGGATCTACGAGGTCGGCCAGGGCGCGATGCTGGGCGAGGAGATCCCCGGCGGCTTCCACAGCAACACCCCCGCGAAGCCGGGCTCGTCGCTGCAGCTGACGATCGACCGCGACCTGCAATATGAGGTGCAGCGGATCCTCACCGCCAAGATGGCACAGGCCAAGGCGACGATGGGTGCCGCCGTGGTGCTCGACATCGCCTCCGGCGAGGTGCTGGCGCAGGCGAGCTGGCCGACCTACGACGCGGGCAACCCCTTCGCCAGCAAGCAGGCCGACCGGGGCGACAACATGACCAACATCGTCGTGGACCCCGGTTCGGTGCACAAGGCGATCGTCATGGCCGCGGCGCTGGAGGAGGGGGTCATCACCCCCGGTACGCCGATCACCGTCGGCCCGTCGATCCACGTCGGCGGCCCGAAGGACAAGGACTACGAGGACCACGCGCACCCGTTCGCCGAGGGCACGAAGATCAGCGTGCCGGCGATCCTGGCGTACTCGTCGAACGTGGGCACGATCAAGATCGCCAACGAGCTCGGTGCCGAGAAGCTCTATGAGTACCAGCGCAGGTTCGGCCTGGGGACCCCGACCGGGATCTCCGTCCCGGGCGAGGCCGCCGGACTCGTGCAGCCGCCGGAGAACTGGAGCGGGACGTCCTACGGCTCGATCCCGATCGGGCTGGGCGTCTCGACGACGCCGATCCAGATGGCCGCCGTCTACGCGGCGATCGCCAACGGCGGCGTCTGGGTGCAGCCGCACCTGGTCCGGGAGTTCATCAGCCCGCCCCCGGGCAACACCGTCACCCCGGCCGCCCCGCCGACCACCCGCCGGGTGATCAGCGAGGAGCACGCCGCACAGCTGCGCACGATGCTGGAGGCGGTCACGACGGTCAAGGACGCCACCGGGCGCAGCGGGGCCATCCCCGGCTACCGGGTGGCCGCCAAGACCGGCACGGGGCAGCTCGTCGTCAACGGGAAGTACGCGCCCGGCGAGGTCGCCTCCTTCATCGGGATGGCACCGGCCGACGCGCCCCGCTACGTCGTCGCGGTCTTCGCGCACACGCCCGGCGGCGGTGGCGGCCTGATCTGCGGTCCGGCCTTCAAAGCGATGATGGAGTTCAGCCTCAAGCACTTCCGGGTGCCGCCGACGGGCACGAAGCCGCCGACGTTCCAGCTCACCTACTAG
- the mraZ gene encoding division/cell wall cluster transcriptional repressor MraZ, producing MFLGTHTPRLDDKGRLILPARFRDELAGGVVITKGQERCLYVFPTAEFQRYAAEQSARPMSDKAARAFTRVLFSGAHDEVPDKQGRVTIPATLRDYAGLERDLVVIGASTRVEIWDATAWQSYLAASEEAFADVDEAGPGLGDAADERGWSDSR from the coding sequence ATGTTCCTCGGTACGCATACCCCGCGCCTCGACGACAAGGGCCGGCTGATCCTCCCGGCCCGGTTCCGGGACGAGTTGGCGGGAGGGGTCGTGATCACAAAAGGGCAGGAGCGCTGTCTCTATGTCTTCCCCACCGCCGAATTCCAGCGATACGCCGCCGAGCAGTCGGCGCGCCCCATGAGCGACAAGGCGGCTCGGGCCTTCACCCGGGTCCTCTTCTCCGGAGCGCACGACGAGGTCCCCGACAAGCAGGGCCGGGTCACCATCCCGGCGACGCTGCGGGACTATGCCGGGCTCGAGCGCGACCTGGTCGTCATCGGGGCGAGCACCCGGGTGGAGATCTGGGACGCGACGGCCTGGCAGAGCTACCTGGCAGCGAGCGAGGAAGCCTTCGCCGACGTCGACGAAGCGGGCCCAGGCCTGGGAGACGCAGCGGACGAGCGGGGGTGGTCCGACAGCCGATGA
- a CDS encoding C40 family peptidase: MLTSPRATRRMPCRPVAVAFAVAAGLVTAPLIGSGAHAAARHTGAPAALAANGIAATPTGDAAAPTVFTAVDPAAVPAPVSMNPEPTAGPAAVKAVPRPPAPPKPPAPKPTKAQTVIALAKQYSGRPYVFGTAGPKTFDCTGYTKFIFKRVGITLPHSGAQGRYGKHVAKSAARPGDLMLFSSGGSVYHVAIYAGKGYMYDAPRPGRTTGLHRIWTSSYEVRRLV; the protein is encoded by the coding sequence ATGTTGACTTCCCCCCGAGCAACCCGGCGGATGCCCTGCCGACCGGTCGCCGTGGCCTTCGCGGTCGCCGCAGGCCTGGTCACGGCCCCGCTGATCGGCTCCGGCGCGCACGCCGCAGCCCGACATACCGGCGCCCCGGCCGCGCTCGCCGCCAACGGCATCGCCGCCACGCCGACCGGTGACGCCGCCGCCCCCACGGTCTTCACCGCCGTCGATCCGGCCGCCGTACCGGCGCCAGTGAGCATGAACCCCGAGCCGACCGCCGGTCCGGCGGCCGTCAAGGCCGTGCCGCGGCCGCCGGCGCCGCCCAAGCCCCCCGCACCGAAGCCGACCAAGGCGCAGACGGTGATCGCGCTGGCGAAGCAGTACAGCGGTCGACCCTATGTCTTCGGCACCGCGGGTCCGAAGACCTTCGACTGCACCGGTTACACCAAGTTCATCTTCAAGCGGGTCGGCATCACGCTGCCGCACTCCGGCGCGCAGGGCCGTTACGGCAAGCACGTCGCGAAGTCCGCCGCCCGGCCCGGGGACCTGATGCTCTTCTCCAGCGGGGGATCGGTCTACCACGTCGCGATCTACGCCGGTAAGGGCTACATGTACGACGCGCCGCGCCCGGGCAGGACCACCGGTCTGCACCGCATCTGGACCAGTTCCTACGAGGTACGCCGCCTCGTCTGA